A genomic segment from Drosophila willistoni isolate 14030-0811.24 chromosome 2L unlocalized genomic scaffold, UCI_dwil_1.1 Seg72.1, whole genome shotgun sequence encodes:
- the LOC6637926 gene encoding ribonuclease kappa: protein MKICGPKLSLCGLIISVWGIVQLVLMGVFFYINSVALIEDLPLEEEYHTLEAFYTAANRAYNQNAYNCWIAACIYVLTLLLSAQQFYMNSRVTAN from the exons atgaaaatctgTGGACCTAAACTATCCCTTTGCGGATTGATTATCTCTGTCTGGGGCATTGTTCAGCTG GTGCTCATGGGCGTCTTCTTCTACATCAATAGCGTGGCCCTGATTGAGGATTTACCCTTGGAGGAGGAATATCACACTCTTGAAGCCTTCTATACAGCTGCCAACAGGGCCTACAACCAG AATGCCTACAACTGCTGGATTGCCGCCTGCATCTATGTGTTGACGCTGCTTCTCTCTGCCCAACAGTTCTACATGAACAGCAGGGTGACTGCCAACTAA